In one Juglans regia cultivar Chandler chromosome 11, Walnut 2.0, whole genome shotgun sequence genomic region, the following are encoded:
- the LOC109012744 gene encoding F-actin-capping protein subunit alpha-like has product MADVEEAELSDKQKKEIAKWFLLNSPAGEIQYVSKDVKAILNDEELYNEAASEAFPLYNKSQMICLEMPGRIGDVLVTSFGELKENEFLDLRTAQVAIVDHIKQVCTGVRPALDDELPSPYVEEFRCALDAEILKYVGEAYPKGVCSVYCTKGKDVEGPGSDFDLVVVISAARLSPQNFCNGSWRSVWNIEFKDVEQILELRGKLQVGAHYFEEGNVQLDAKHECKDTTVFQSPDDCAITIASIIRHHETEYLASLEASYSNLPDTTFKDLRRKLPVTRTLFPWHNTLQFNLTRDITKELGIGK; this is encoded by the exons ATGGCGGACGTAGAAGAAGCAGAGCTCAGTGACAAGCAGAAAAAAGAGATAGCGAAATGGTTCCTTCTCAACTCTCCTGCTGGTGAAATCCAATACGTTTCCAAAG ATGTGAAAGCGATACTGAACGACGAAGAATTGTACAATGAGGCGGCTTCCGAGGCCTTTCCCTTGTACAATAAATCCCAAATGATTTGCCTCGAAATGCCTGGCCGAATCGGCGAT GTGCTGGTTACTTCATTTGGCGAGCTCAAGGAGAATGAGTTTCTTGATCTTAGGACTGCTCAAGTTGCCATAGTTGATCACATTAAACAA GTTTGTACAGGGGTGAGACCTGCTCTGGATGATGAACTTCCATCCCCATACGTAGAGGAATTCAG ATGTGCTCTGGATGCCGAAATACTGAAATATGTCGGTGAAGCTTATCCAAAAGGTGTCTGCTCAGTCTACTGTACAAAAGGAAAAGATGTGGAGGGCCCAGGTTCTGATTTTGATCTTGTAGTGGTGATTTCTGCTGCCAGACTTAGTCCACAGAATTTCTG CAACGGAAGTTGGCGTTCAGTATGGAATATTGAGTTCAAGGATGTTGAACAAATACTGGAACTGAGAGGCAAATTGCAG GTGGGTGCCCATTATTTTGAAGAGGGAAATGTGCAGTTAGATGCAAAACATGAATGCAAAGACACAACAGTATTTCAG tctcCCGATGACTGTGCAATTACCATAGCCAGCATTATTCGCCACCATGAGACAGAGTACTTGGCATCTCTTGAG GCATCCTATTCAAATTTGCCAGATACCACTTTCAAG GATCTCCGGAGGAAGCTTCCAGTTACTCGAACCCTATTTCCATGGCATAACACGTTGCAATTTAACCTGACTAGAGACATTACAAAAGAACTTGGCATTGGAAAGTGA
- the LOC118349823 gene encoding tafazzin-like produces MIERADLWKSNAKALSLRLRDRFRVAVDRHRRKQPMFSGDGYFSSTFDRLLHRFRDFRRDSLPSSPTFYRKRVSKDFNAEEESVILRMLQAVAVPVLGNACHVFMNGLNHVQVYGLDKLHDALLRRPKDKSLITVSNHVASMDDPLVIAALLPPHVLLDAQNLRWTLCATDRCFSNPVFSAFFRSVKVLPVARGDGIYQKGMDMAIAKLNRGGWVHIFPEGSRSRDGGKTVRSSKRGVGRLVLDADNIPMVIPFVHTGMHEIMPLGASIPRIGKTVTVIVGDPIHFDDLLNVEDAHVSRGKLYDDVSSRIGHRLRQLKVQVDRLALEQANQLHNHPVQCSEQTAGILQQVDWELFGIGSYFSTKDDSSSRQESQIQLKLDDNYTPRPASSLGQTKLNVSDSQELGSHNWYFRMGFSNEGGIVSRIHGYMDPTEIMSFAARGLFMNLRSKEICATC; encoded by the exons ATGATAGAGCGAGCGGATCTGTGGAAGAGCAATGCCAAAGCGCTTTCGCTTCGGCTTCGGGACCGCTTCAGAGTGGCCGTGGACCGGCACCGCCGCAAGCAACCGATGTTCTCCGGCGATGGTTACTTCTCCTCCACATTCGATCGCTTGCTCCACCGCTTCCGCGATTTCCGCAGGGATTCCTTGCCTTCTTCCCCCACTTTCTATCGGAAAAGAG TGAGTAAAGACTTCAATGCCGAAGAAGAGTCTGTCATTCTTCGCATGCTTCAAGCTGTGGCTGTTCCAGTTCTCGGTAATGCTtgtcatgtgtttatgaatggcTTGAATCACGTTCAG GTTTATGGTTTAGACAAATTGCACGATGCATTACTTCGTAGGCCAAAGGACAAGTCTCTTATTACA GTTAGCAATCATGTTGCTTCTATGGATGATCCACTTGTTATTGCTGCACTGCTTCCTCCACATGTTCTTTTGGATGCTCAGAACTTGAGATGGACACTTTGTGCCACTGATCGATGTTTTAGCAATCCTGTGTTTTCTGCATTCTTTAGATCTGTCAAAGTCTTGCCAGTTGCTCGTGGTGATGGTATTTATCAAAag GGCATGGATATGGCTATTGCAAAACTGAATCGCGGTGGGTGGGTTCACATCTTCCCAGAAGGTAGCCGTTCTCGGGATGGTGGGAAAACTGTGAGGTCTTCCAAGAGAGGCGTTGGAAG GCTGGTCCTGGATGCAGATAATATTCCCATGGTTATTCCATTTGTACATACTGGGATGCATGAGATCATGCCTTTAGGAGCCAGTATCCCAAGGATTGGAAAGACG GTGACGGTAATTGTTGGAGATCCAATCCATTTTGATGATTTGCTTAACGTGGAAGATGCTCATGTATCAAGAGGAAAATTATACGATGATGTTTCCTCAAGAATTGGTCATCGTTTACGTCAATTGAAAGTTCAAGTTGACAGATTAGCCCTCGAACAAGCAAACCAATTACACAATCATCCTGTCCAATGCTCAGAACAGACAGCTGGGATTTTGCAGCAGGTTGACTGGGAATTGTTTGGGATTGGAAGCTATTTTTCTACCAAAGATGATTCTTCATCCAGGCAAGAATCGCAGATTCAACTAAAGCTGGATGATAACTACACTCCACGGCCTGCATCTTCACTTGGGCAGACAAAGCTAAATGTTAGTGATTCTCAAGAGCTTGGTTCTCACAATTGGTATTTCAGGATGGGATTCTCCAATGAAGGTGGAATTGTGTCCAGAATACATGGTTATATGGATCCGACCGAGATAATGAGTTTCGCAGCCAGAGGCTTATTTATGAATCTAAGATCGAAGGAAATTTGTGCTACTTGCTGA
- the LOC109012713 gene encoding REF/SRPP-like protein At3g05500, whose translation MAEGDLRSQDGMTSEEEEQMRLKYLEFVQVATIHAAVCFSNLYCYAKGKSGPLKPGVETVEGTVKSVVGPVYDKFHDVPVEVLKYVDRKMDASVTELDRRVPPIIKQASSQAFSAAQSAPVVARAVASEVKRAGVVDTASGIAKSVYTKCEPTAKDLYSKYEPTAEQCAVSAWRKLNQLPLFPQVAQVVVPTAAYCTEKYNQTVLDTAEKGYKVSSYLPLVPTEKIAKVFRGDGSESEPLVSSGNEAAVAAH comes from the exons ATGGCTGAAGGAGATTTGAGATCGCAGGATGGCATG ACAAGTGAGGAGGAGGAGCAGATGCGGCTGAAGTACCTGGAATTCGTGCAGGTGGCTACAATTCACGCTGCGGTGTGCTTCTCGAACCTCTACTGTTACGCCAAGGGCAAGTCCGGCCCTCTGAAGCCCGGCGTTGAGACCGTGGAGGGCACCGTCAAGAGCGTCGTCGGACCTGTCTACGACAAGTTCCACGACGTTCCCGTCGAGGTTCTCAAGTACGTCGACCGCAAG ATGGATGCATCTGTGACTGAATTGGACCGCCGTGTGCCCCCAATTATCAAGCAAGCTTCTTCCCAGGCATTCTCAGCTGCTCAGAGTGCCCCCGTGGTAGCTCGAGCTGTTGCTTCCGAAGTTAAGCGTGCTGGGGTGGTGGACACTGCCTCGGGAATTGCCAAATCTGTTTACACCAAGTGCGAGCCAACCGCCAAGGATCTCTATTCCAAGTACGAACCCACGGCCGAGCAGTGTGCAGTGTCGGCTTGGCGCAAGCTCAATCAGCTCCCTCTCTTCCCTCAGGTGGCTCAAGTTGTTGTCCCAACCGCAGCATATTGTACAGAGAAGTACAACCAAACGGTGCTCGACACTGCAGAGAAAGGGTACAAGGTTTCTTCTTATCTGCCCTTGGTCCCTACAGAAAAGATTGCCAAGGTTTTCAGGGGTGATGGTTCTGAATCAGAGCCTTTGGTTTCCAGTGGAAATGAAGCAGCTGTGGCAGCCCATTGa
- the LOC109012756 gene encoding uncharacterized protein LOC109012756, with the protein MKKGKEHVSTIIPSIANPSTNPSTNIVTQVIPIPFYPNFSSEALVGIQESVPIQSRGNIPEVFDSSGTQFGKPVIATQENMHLGMDGSQLDNEGGAQPNLSNFGL; encoded by the exons ATGAAGAAAGGGAAGGAGCACGTATCTACTATAATACCTTCTATCGCAAATCCATCAACAAATCCATCAACCAATATAGTAACACAg GTGATACCAATACCATTTTATCCAAACTTCTCAAGTGAAGCATTGGTTGGGATACAAGAAAGTGTTCCCATTCAG TCGCGTGGAAACATCCCTGAAGTTTTTGACTCTAGTGGAACTCAGTTTGGCAAACCAGTGATTGCGACTCAAGAAAAT ATGCATCTTGGGATGGATGGAAGTCAGTTGGATAATGAGGGTGGAGCACAGCCAAATCTTTCTAATTTTGGTTTATGA